One Burkholderia sp. PAMC 26561 genomic window carries:
- a CDS encoding glycosyltransferase family 4 protein, with protein sequence MRIVLDLQGCQSVSRLRGIGRYSLALAKAIVRNAGNHEVWIALNDLFPGTVEGIRASFEGLLPDDRIVVYSLPRFSVYQGDSDWRNVAAVFIREHAIAELEPDLVHISSLFEGYVDESISSVKAFDQDTLVAVTLYDLIPFLNPEKYLTDVGFKKHYYSKIEALKRADVLLAISGYCGEEAVRELGIAQERIANISSAVSENFVIHALTDVERRALHGRYGITRPFVMTTGIVEPRKNLEGLIVAYAKLPSKLRKQHQLFMVCQATEINRTKLFDLAAENGLAQDDLVLSGYVNDADLVALYQSCELFVFPSLHEGFGLPALEAMACGAAVIGSAATSIPEVIGRADAMFNPLDLKQMADMMQRGLSDNEYRQSLLANAAVQVPKFSWDATGRRALDAFEKAMAAHGRRDRPNGIDAALALPTAPDAIVDSQFNALSSAESRYRRLVKALTTLNHPVSDADLIASADVIASNQRTGRMPQLLVDVSVLCEIDAKSGIQRVTRAIARKLLELPPSGWEVRLVRLDRSVMVYRYANKFMHEFNLGPRGVSDEDDWVDSAQGDVFLGLDLVADCVPAAEGWFAAQRRRGIKVYFIVYDLLPVAQPEWFPGFIAAVFPPWLTTLSTVADGLICISRAVADDLRAWLDANGSERLRDLKLGYFHLGADIENSQPSIGLPDNSAEVLTALRSRPTFVMVGTVEPRKGHLQAFAAFEQLWTENVDVNLVIVGKAGWGVDDLVKRLEAHVDQNERFFWLQGISDEYLEKIYEVSSCLLAASLGEGFGLPLIEAAQKGLPIIARDIPVFREVAGDHVFFFTGTHANDLASAIKAWVVLQKEGREPASTGMPWMTWQESTEQLERVMFEAEWYGRWINSLPAAAKP encoded by the coding sequence ATGCGTATTGTTTTAGATCTTCAGGGATGCCAATCGGTTAGCCGTCTGCGCGGTATCGGCCGATACAGCCTCGCGCTGGCCAAGGCGATAGTCAGGAACGCGGGGAATCACGAGGTCTGGATTGCCTTGAACGATCTCTTTCCTGGGACAGTGGAAGGTATTCGTGCTTCGTTTGAAGGGCTGTTGCCCGACGATCGTATTGTCGTTTATTCCCTTCCGCGTTTTTCTGTTTATCAGGGCGACAGCGACTGGCGGAACGTGGCAGCCGTATTTATCCGCGAGCATGCCATTGCAGAACTTGAGCCGGACCTTGTGCATATCAGCAGCTTGTTTGAAGGATATGTGGACGAATCAATTTCGTCGGTCAAGGCCTTTGATCAGGATACGTTGGTCGCCGTTACACTCTACGACCTCATACCGTTCCTCAATCCGGAAAAATACCTTACTGATGTTGGCTTCAAAAAGCATTATTACAGCAAGATCGAAGCGTTAAAACGCGCGGATGTATTGCTTGCCATCTCCGGATATTGCGGTGAAGAGGCTGTACGCGAACTTGGCATTGCACAGGAACGCATCGCTAACATTTCTTCCGCGGTATCGGAAAACTTTGTCATTCATGCGTTGACTGACGTCGAGCGTCGCGCGCTTCACGGGCGATACGGAATCACGCGCCCGTTTGTGATGACAACCGGGATTGTCGAGCCGAGAAAGAATCTTGAGGGTTTGATTGTCGCTTACGCAAAATTGCCATCGAAGTTGCGCAAACAGCATCAACTTTTCATGGTTTGTCAGGCGACGGAAATCAACCGGACAAAGCTATTTGATCTCGCAGCCGAAAACGGGCTTGCCCAAGACGATCTGGTGTTGTCGGGATACGTGAATGACGCCGATCTTGTTGCGCTGTACCAATCGTGCGAGCTGTTCGTGTTTCCGTCGCTCCACGAGGGTTTCGGCTTGCCCGCACTTGAGGCGATGGCGTGCGGCGCCGCTGTCATCGGCTCTGCAGCTACGAGCATTCCGGAAGTGATCGGCCGCGCCGACGCGATGTTTAATCCGCTCGATCTGAAGCAGATGGCCGATATGATGCAGCGCGGCTTGAGTGATAACGAGTATCGGCAATCGTTGCTGGCAAATGCTGCTGTACAGGTGCCGAAGTTCTCTTGGGATGCGACCGGACGGCGCGCTTTGGATGCGTTCGAGAAGGCGATGGCCGCTCACGGTCGTCGTGATAGACCAAACGGCATTGATGCTGCCTTGGCGTTGCCCACGGCGCCCGATGCAATAGTGGATTCCCAATTTAACGCACTTTCATCTGCTGAATCGCGCTACCGTAGGCTGGTTAAAGCGCTGACAACACTGAATCATCCTGTGTCGGACGCTGATTTGATTGCTAGTGCGGATGTGATCGCGTCCAACCAGCGGACTGGACGCATGCCTCAGTTGCTGGTCGACGTGTCTGTGCTTTGCGAAATAGATGCAAAGTCGGGCATCCAGCGTGTGACCCGTGCAATCGCCCGCAAACTGCTCGAGCTCCCGCCGTCGGGTTGGGAAGTGCGACTGGTGCGGCTTGATCGCAGCGTGATGGTTTACCGCTATGCGAACAAGTTCATGCACGAGTTCAACCTCGGTCCTCGCGGTGTGAGCGATGAGGACGACTGGGTCGACAGCGCTCAAGGTGACGTGTTTTTGGGTCTCGATCTCGTCGCCGACTGTGTTCCGGCCGCGGAAGGCTGGTTTGCGGCTCAGAGACGTCGCGGGATAAAGGTCTATTTCATCGTGTACGACCTTCTGCCGGTGGCTCAGCCGGAGTGGTTCCCAGGGTTCATCGCCGCTGTATTTCCACCTTGGCTTACCACGTTGTCCACTGTCGCGGATGGGCTCATTTGTATCTCGCGGGCAGTAGCTGATGATCTGCGTGCCTGGCTCGACGCCAACGGGTCAGAACGTCTGCGTGATCTCAAGCTCGGCTATTTTCACCTTGGTGCGGACATCGAAAATAGTCAACCTTCAATAGGGTTGCCTGACAATTCTGCGGAGGTACTGACGGCGCTGCGCTCGAGGCCAACATTTGTCATGGTTGGCACGGTCGAACCAAGAAAGGGTCATCTGCAGGCGTTCGCCGCGTTTGAACAATTGTGGACAGAGAATGTCGACGTGAACCTGGTTATCGTGGGTAAAGCCGGATGGGGCGTGGATGACTTAGTCAAGCGACTTGAGGCGCATGTCGACCAGAATGAGCGATTCTTTTGGCTTCAGGGCATTAGCGACGAGTATCTAGAAAAAATCTACGAAGTTTCGTCTTGTCTGCTCGCGGCGTCATTGGGTGAAGGGTTTGGCTTACCGTTGATTGAGGCGGCGCAAAAAGGGCTGCCAATCATCGCACGGGATATTCCAGTGTTCCGTGAGGTTGCAGGCGATCACGTGTTTTTCTTCACGGGCACCCATGCGAATGATTTGGCTAGCGCCATCAAAGCGTGGGTGGTGCTGCAGAAGGAAGGTCGCGAACCTGCGTCAACCGGGATGCCGTGGATGACTTGGCAGGAGAGTACTGAACAGCTTGAACGGGTGATGTTCGAGGCTGAATGGTATGGACGATGGATCAATTCCCTGCCTGCCGCGGCCAAGCCCTGA
- a CDS encoding ABC transporter ATP-binding protein: MGSISVQNVGKAYKQYPSRFGRLLEWLSPVPIVRHDLKWVLKDIDFVIKQGESLGIVGINGAGKSTLLKMITGTTQPTTGRITITGRVAAMLELGMGFHPDFTGRQNAFMAGQLLGYSVDEIAQNMSRIEEFAEIGDAIDQPVRVYSSGMQMRLAFSVATFHRPDILIIDEALSVGDAYFQHKSFDRIRTFREQGTTLLIVSHDKTAIQAICDRAILLNAGRLELEGSPEAIFDYYNALLADKEAANVVQTKSEDGTTQTKSGSGEAVIDSIRLVDADGRSNELIDVGSEVTLEVDVAVKSDISELVLGYMIKDRVGQPIFGTNTYHLERSSKALKSGDRLSYRFTFPANLGEGSYSIALALHAGDSHVVKNYEWRDFAVVFQVLNMSKKKFVGCAWIEPELSVENH; the protein is encoded by the coding sequence ATGGGCAGTATCTCGGTACAAAACGTTGGTAAGGCATACAAGCAATATCCCTCGCGCTTCGGACGACTGCTGGAGTGGCTGTCGCCGGTGCCGATTGTCCGCCACGACCTGAAGTGGGTGCTGAAGGACATTGATTTTGTAATCAAGCAGGGCGAGTCGCTGGGTATCGTCGGGATCAATGGCGCGGGTAAAAGTACGCTGCTCAAGATGATCACCGGCACGACGCAGCCAACAACCGGCCGCATCACGATCACCGGACGTGTCGCTGCCATGCTTGAGCTGGGCATGGGTTTTCATCCGGATTTCACCGGTCGCCAGAACGCTTTCATGGCGGGGCAACTGCTCGGTTATTCCGTCGATGAAATTGCGCAGAACATGAGCAGGATCGAAGAGTTCGCCGAAATTGGCGATGCCATCGATCAGCCCGTGCGTGTCTACTCAAGCGGCATGCAGATGCGCCTTGCCTTCAGCGTTGCGACTTTTCATCGGCCGGATATCCTGATCATCGACGAAGCGCTTTCAGTCGGCGACGCCTACTTCCAGCACAAAAGTTTCGACCGGATCCGCACTTTCCGCGAGCAAGGAACCACGCTGCTGATCGTGTCGCATGACAAGACGGCGATTCAGGCAATCTGTGACCGGGCTATCTTGCTGAATGCGGGACGGCTTGAACTGGAAGGTTCGCCGGAAGCCATTTTCGATTACTACAACGCGCTGCTTGCCGACAAGGAAGCAGCAAACGTCGTTCAGACAAAGAGCGAAGACGGCACGACGCAGACAAAGTCGGGCTCGGGCGAGGCTGTTATCGACAGTATTCGGCTGGTTGATGCGGATGGCAGATCGAACGAACTCATCGATGTAGGCAGCGAGGTGACGCTTGAGGTCGACGTCGCGGTGAAGTCGGATATTTCCGAGCTGGTTCTGGGTTATATGATCAAGGACCGCGTCGGACAGCCTATATTTGGTACCAACACATATCACCTGGAACGTTCGAGCAAGGCGCTCAAATCGGGTGATCGGCTTTCCTACCGCTTTACGTTCCCGGCGAACCTTGGCGAAGGCAGCTATTCAATCGCGCTGGCGCTGCATGCTGGTGACTCGCACGTGGTCAAGAACTACGAATGGCGCGATTTTGCCGTGGTATTCCAGGTACTGAACATGTCAAAGAAGAAGTTCGTGGGATGCGCGTGGATCGAGCCTGAATTGAGCGTCGAAAATCACTAA
- a CDS encoding NAD(P)/FAD-dependent oxidoreductase produces the protein MSNQHDVVIVGAGFTGLTAGLELARAGRKVLIIEKDDAPGGLAGTFEFKSGVTIEKFYHHWFNNDVYVPQLARELGLEDQIVTLPSRTGMYFNGKLWRLSTPFDLLKFSPLSLLDRIRLGLLVFKVRQIKDWKTIEHLSIREWLEPLCGKNVFRIVWEPLIESKFSIFADAVNAVWFWKKLVLRGSTRDKQGGEQLAYFKGGFGRLAQGIADEIVKLGGEIRYGVEVTSVQSEGGRVVALNTSDGSLAAREFLLTPSFAIIAKMFDGAADEKWLTALRRVNYLGNMCLVLQMDRSLSDTYWLNVNDPGFPFVGVIEHTNFDPPENYDGKHIVFISRYLATQDPVWSFGDKEYLDFAIEHLQRMFPEFNETWVKEFRVWRAEYAQPVTERDYSKYVPKRETPFANATIATMAQIYPEDRGTNYAIREGKDVAIEINARL, from the coding sequence ATGAGCAATCAACACGATGTGGTCATCGTCGGCGCGGGCTTTACCGGTTTGACAGCGGGACTGGAACTGGCTCGTGCCGGACGCAAGGTTTTAATTATCGAAAAGGACGATGCGCCCGGCGGCCTCGCCGGTACGTTCGAATTCAAAAGCGGCGTTACGATCGAAAAGTTCTACCACCATTGGTTCAACAATGACGTGTACGTACCACAACTCGCGCGGGAGTTAGGTCTGGAAGATCAGATTGTCACGCTGCCATCACGCACGGGTATGTATTTCAACGGCAAGTTGTGGCGGCTGTCCACGCCGTTCGACTTGCTGAAGTTCTCACCGCTATCCCTTCTCGACCGTATTCGTCTAGGCCTGCTTGTATTCAAGGTGCGTCAGATCAAGGACTGGAAAACCATTGAACACCTTTCGATCCGCGAGTGGCTGGAACCATTATGCGGCAAGAACGTTTTCCGAATTGTGTGGGAACCGCTCATCGAATCCAAGTTTTCCATCTTTGCTGACGCCGTCAACGCCGTGTGGTTCTGGAAGAAGCTCGTGCTTCGGGGTAGCACCCGCGATAAGCAAGGTGGTGAGCAACTGGCATATTTTAAAGGTGGTTTTGGACGGCTCGCGCAAGGCATCGCCGATGAAATCGTCAAGCTTGGTGGAGAGATTCGCTATGGTGTCGAAGTGACCAGCGTGCAGAGTGAAGGGGGTCGAGTGGTTGCGCTGAATACAAGCGATGGTTCGCTCGCCGCTCGTGAATTCTTGCTGACGCCATCGTTCGCTATCATAGCGAAAATGTTTGATGGTGCCGCAGACGAGAAGTGGTTGACGGCTCTGCGCCGCGTGAATTATCTCGGCAACATGTGCCTCGTGCTGCAGATGGACCGCAGTCTCTCGGACACATACTGGCTGAATGTGAATGACCCAGGTTTCCCGTTTGTTGGCGTGATCGAGCACACAAATTTCGATCCGCCCGAGAATTACGACGGAAAGCATATCGTGTTCATTTCGCGCTATCTGGCGACACAGGACCCCGTCTGGTCATTTGGCGATAAGGAATATCTCGACTTCGCCATCGAGCACTTGCAGCGCATGTTCCCGGAGTTCAATGAGACTTGGGTGAAGGAGTTCAGGGTGTGGCGTGCGGAATATGCGCAACCAGTGACTGAGCGCGACTACTCGAAATATGTTCCGAAGCGCGAGACGCCGTTCGCGAACGCGACCATTGCAACAATGGCGCAAATCTATCCGGAAGATCGCGGGACCAATTACGCAATTCGCGAAGGAAAGGACGTGGCGATCGAGATTAACGCGCGCCTTTAA
- the gmd gene encoding GDP-mannose 4,6-dehydratase — protein MELTSAVVTGITGQDGAYLTQLLLDRGYEVHGTYRRTSSVNFWRMDELGILNHPKLNLIEHDLTDLGATIRLLEAAQPREVYNLAAQSFVGVSFNQPATTAEITGVGALNVLEAIRIVDRSIRFYQASTSEMFGKVQAIPQKEDTPFYPRSPYGVAKLYAHWITINYRESYDIFGSSGILFNHESPLRGREFVTRKITDSVAKISLGKLDVLELGNMDAKRDWGFAKEYVEGMFRMLQADQPDTFVLATNRTETVRDFVSMAFKATGVEVAWRGEGEKEEGVDASNGKVLVKVNPKFHRPAEVELLIGDPAKAKSVLGWEPKTTLEQLCKMMVEEDLRRNKTGFSF, from the coding sequence ATGGAATTGACGAGCGCAGTAGTTACTGGAATCACGGGGCAGGACGGGGCATATCTCACGCAGTTGCTGCTGGACCGTGGCTATGAAGTTCATGGTACCTATCGGCGTACGAGCTCCGTCAACTTTTGGCGCATGGATGAGCTGGGTATCCTTAATCACCCGAAGCTGAATCTGATCGAGCATGATTTGACTGATTTGGGCGCGACGATCCGTTTGCTGGAGGCGGCGCAGCCGCGCGAGGTGTACAACCTTGCGGCGCAAAGCTTCGTGGGCGTGTCGTTCAACCAGCCGGCAACGACGGCTGAAATCACCGGCGTTGGCGCGTTGAACGTTCTCGAAGCCATCCGGATCGTGGATCGGTCCATCCGTTTCTACCAGGCGTCGACTTCGGAAATGTTCGGCAAGGTCCAGGCGATCCCGCAGAAGGAAGACACACCGTTCTATCCGCGTAGTCCCTACGGTGTTGCGAAGCTCTACGCGCACTGGATCACGATCAACTATCGCGAGTCCTACGATATCTTCGGTTCGAGCGGGATCCTGTTCAACCACGAGTCACCGTTGCGTGGCCGGGAGTTCGTCACCCGCAAGATTACAGATTCCGTCGCGAAGATTTCGCTTGGCAAGCTCGACGTCCTCGAACTCGGCAACATGGACGCGAAGCGCGACTGGGGCTTTGCCAAGGAATATGTCGAAGGCATGTTCCGTATGCTTCAGGCCGACCAGCCGGACACGTTCGTGCTCGCGACAAATCGTACTGAAACGGTGCGCGATTTTGTATCGATGGCGTTCAAGGCCACCGGTGTAGAAGTGGCGTGGCGTGGCGAAGGCGAGAAAGAAGAGGGTGTGGATGCTTCGAACGGCAAGGTGCTGGTCAAGGTGAACCCCAAGTTCCACCGGCCGGCCGAAGTCGAACTGTTGATTGGCGATCCGGCGAAAGCCAAGTCGGTGCTCGGCTGGGAACCCAAGACGACGCTCGAACAGCTCTGCAAGATGATGGTCGAGGAAGATCTGCGTCGCAACAAGACCGGGTTTTCGTTCTGA
- a CDS encoding ABC transporter permease, translating into MSALLGALIRYRGFIFSSVKREFQMRYRTSMLGALWLVLQPLAMILVYTVIFAEVMKSRMPGVNSTFGFSIYLCAGVLTWGLFAEIVSRAQSVFIENANVLKKLSFPRIALPVIVALSALMNFLIIFSLFTIFLVVSGNFPGVTFLGLVPLLLVQIVFSVGLGITVGVLNVFFRDVGQFMSILLQFWFWFTPIVYPWHVLPESIKPYIKFNPMADLILGYQAILVNGQWPDWTLVWPVLILGLLLCVLGLYLFRRHAADMVDEL; encoded by the coding sequence TTGAGCGCATTGTTGGGTGCCCTGATCCGGTACCGCGGGTTTATTTTTAGCAGCGTCAAACGCGAATTCCAGATGCGCTACCGCACCAGCATGCTCGGTGCGCTGTGGCTGGTTTTGCAACCCTTGGCCATGATCCTGGTCTACACCGTGATCTTCGCGGAAGTCATGAAGTCAAGAATGCCGGGTGTGAACAGTACGTTCGGCTTCAGCATCTACCTGTGTGCAGGGGTGTTGACATGGGGCCTCTTTGCGGAAATCGTGTCTCGAGCGCAGAGCGTATTCATCGAGAACGCGAATGTCCTGAAAAAGCTTAGCTTCCCACGGATTGCGCTGCCGGTCATCGTCGCGCTTTCGGCGTTGATGAATTTTTTGATCATATTTTCTCTGTTTACAATCTTCCTGGTAGTGAGCGGCAACTTTCCCGGGGTAACTTTCCTCGGTCTGGTCCCATTACTGCTGGTACAGATCGTTTTTAGTGTCGGGCTCGGAATCACGGTAGGCGTTTTGAACGTCTTTTTCCGCGACGTCGGCCAGTTCATGTCGATACTCCTGCAATTCTGGTTCTGGTTCACGCCCATCGTTTATCCGTGGCATGTATTGCCGGAAAGCATCAAGCCTTACATTAAGTTCAATCCCATGGCTGACCTGATCCTGGGCTATCAGGCGATTCTCGTGAATGGTCAGTGGCCCGACTGGACGCTGGTTTGGCCGGTGCTGATCCTGGGCTTGCTGTTATGCGTACTGGGCCTTTATTTGTTTCGCCGCCACGCGGCCGACATGGTCGACGAGCTTTGA
- a CDS encoding symmetrical bis(5'-nucleosyl)-tetraphosphatase gives MASLLPQSPVPLAFGDIQGCREAFQRLLAKAAPSDATPLWFAGDIINRGPQSLATLRDLIALGDRAVAVLGNHDLHLLSVSAGIRKSKKGDTIDEILAAPDAADLIDWVRHRPIAHFDHGMLMVHAGVLPQWDVATTLELADEFQSALRAPNWKETLASLYGNEPNRWKSKLKGADRLRVICNALTRLRFCSADGDMEFSSSGGVGSAPAGFIPWFDVPSRATSDVTVVFGHWAAIGLIVRDNIIGLDSGCVWGERLTAMRLASDPAQRTVTQVECSDCRAVID, from the coding sequence ATGGCATCTTTACTCCCGCAAAGCCCCGTCCCACTTGCATTCGGCGACATCCAGGGTTGCCGCGAAGCATTTCAGCGTCTGCTGGCAAAAGCCGCCCCGAGCGATGCCACGCCGCTGTGGTTCGCCGGCGACATCATCAATCGCGGCCCGCAGTCCCTTGCCACGTTGCGCGACCTGATCGCGCTCGGCGACCGCGCCGTCGCAGTCCTCGGCAACCATGACCTGCATTTGCTGTCCGTATCGGCGGGGATTCGCAAATCCAAAAAGGGCGACACTATCGATGAAATCCTCGCCGCGCCCGACGCCGCCGATCTCATCGACTGGGTGCGGCACCGGCCGATTGCGCACTTCGATCACGGCATGCTGATGGTTCACGCCGGCGTCTTGCCGCAGTGGGACGTAGCAACAACGCTCGAACTAGCCGACGAATTTCAGAGCGCGCTGCGGGCGCCCAACTGGAAGGAGACGCTTGCAAGCCTCTACGGTAACGAACCGAATCGATGGAAATCCAAGCTCAAAGGCGCTGACCGGCTGCGCGTGATATGCAACGCGCTCACGCGCCTGCGCTTTTGCTCCGCCGATGGCGACATGGAGTTCTCCTCCAGCGGCGGCGTCGGGTCCGCGCCTGCCGGCTTCATTCCGTGGTTCGATGTACCGTCACGCGCTACGTCGGACGTGACCGTGGTCTTCGGCCACTGGGCGGCGATTGGCTTGATTGTCCGCGATAACATCATTGGCCTGGATTCTGGTTGCGTCTGGGGCGAACGACTCACCGCCATGCGTCTCGCCAGCGATCCTGCCCAACGGACGGTGACGCAGGTGGAATGCTCGGATTGCCGCGCGGTGATTGATTAA
- a CDS encoding class I SAM-dependent methyltransferase, giving the protein MVSDDFYRALEDRFRGSRELIKSRQSVYLPLVEALANRVQKKVLDVGCGRAEWLELLGERGVPAEGLDLNEDFVAEGKRAGLAVFSADAMQYLAQQPDQSYGLISAFHVVEHLGFENLLLFLREAYRVVDDGGAILLETPNPANLVVGACNFYLDPTHERPIPSILLSFAAEFSGFERVVIVPVNRGFLQNNLELMPTELSGASVINKVVSSLDQNFMQAPDYAIIAFKKAGNELVEVADSLVSDSPLPVSAKETEDVNALLERVVEAEAERAALRAEAASAHAQLHDAVARTDDTQLRLGEAQGQLSEAQGQLSEALGRLQFLQARLADARERADAAEIRANNSAQLQRAQELEAQLHATYARAAAAEDLAHRSQQHVIALLSSSSWRLSAPVRAVGTVMRKFRGSPRAVNGTVKLVMLHAVAYVQCRPVLKQRVANLLARFPRARAFVARYVGFATAQNVVAGAPLAPVESTEGLTTRGRAIYADLVEAKSANTK; this is encoded by the coding sequence ATGGTATCGGATGATTTTTATCGGGCCCTCGAGGATCGTTTTCGAGGTAGTCGTGAGTTGATCAAGTCTCGGCAGAGCGTGTATTTGCCGCTCGTCGAAGCGCTGGCCAACCGCGTGCAAAAGAAGGTGCTGGACGTAGGATGCGGCCGCGCTGAATGGCTTGAATTGTTGGGCGAGCGTGGCGTTCCGGCGGAAGGTCTTGATCTCAATGAAGACTTTGTCGCGGAAGGAAAGCGGGCCGGCCTTGCCGTATTCAGCGCCGATGCAATGCAGTACCTCGCTCAGCAACCTGACCAGTCCTACGGATTGATCAGCGCGTTCCACGTGGTCGAGCATCTTGGCTTTGAGAATCTGCTGTTGTTTCTGCGGGAAGCATATCGAGTCGTGGACGACGGTGGTGCGATCCTGCTAGAGACTCCGAATCCGGCAAACCTGGTGGTTGGAGCGTGCAACTTTTATCTCGACCCGACTCATGAGCGACCCATCCCTTCGATACTGCTGAGTTTTGCGGCGGAGTTTTCGGGTTTTGAGCGCGTTGTTATCGTGCCCGTCAATCGTGGTTTTCTGCAGAATAATCTTGAGTTGATGCCCACGGAATTGTCGGGCGCGAGTGTCATCAACAAGGTGGTGTCATCGCTTGATCAGAATTTCATGCAGGCGCCGGATTACGCGATCATTGCGTTCAAGAAGGCAGGCAATGAGCTGGTCGAGGTTGCCGACTCACTTGTGAGCGACTCGCCGTTGCCTGTTTCGGCGAAGGAGACTGAAGACGTGAACGCATTGTTAGAGCGGGTGGTTGAGGCGGAGGCGGAACGCGCGGCTTTGCGCGCCGAGGCTGCCAGCGCGCATGCGCAGTTGCATGACGCCGTGGCCCGAACGGACGACACTCAGTTGCGGCTGGGTGAGGCGCAAGGGCAGTTAAGCGAGGCACAGGGGCAGTTGAGCGAGGCACTAGGACGTCTGCAGTTCCTGCAAGCGCGTTTGGCGGACGCGCGGGAGCGCGCAGATGCTGCTGAGATAAGAGCGAACAATTCCGCGCAGTTGCAGCGGGCCCAGGAACTTGAGGCTCAGCTTCATGCTACCTACGCGCGGGCGGCTGCGGCGGAAGATCTTGCGCATCGATCGCAGCAGCACGTGATTGCGCTGCTAAGCAGCAGTAGCTGGCGGTTGTCGGCGCCGGTAAGGGCCGTCGGAACCGTGATGCGCAAGTTCCGCGGTTCCCCTCGCGCGGTGAATGGTACTGTGAAGCTAGTAATGCTCCATGCGGTAGCCTACGTACAATGCCGTCCTGTGCTGAAGCAGCGTGTCGCCAATTTGCTCGCAAGGTTTCCACGCGCGCGCGCCTTTGTTGCCCGGTACGTCGGATTTGCGACAGCCCAAAATGTCGTTGCTGGCGCACCACTTGCGCCAGTCGAATCAACGGAAGGGCTAACGACGCGCGGACGCGCGATCTACGCGGATTTGGTGGAAGCCAAAAGCGCCAACACAAAATAA
- a CDS encoding class I SAM-dependent methyltransferase, translated as MFLRKRTAAVEIVENQKEVAPETSDADVGRPKYTLESFPLRPPLPLPEGVSRQELFDWLKSVRVSDAPESISSYCIQDFERFVQTFGLVQRTTQDVKGPLTGLELGGNPYFTTMLLRNFTSVDWRLGNYFGDQIPKGEASQTVYLSEFRNAKNKTQVDLAYSHFNIEEDVFPFETESLDIVLFCEIIEHLLNDPCRVLREIKRVLKNDGTLVLTTPNVNRIENVARMVVGTNMYDPYSGFGPYGRHNREYNKHELYLLLTYLGFTIDEMFSADVHDNMTALYLDPDKFGHLIEYRKHDLGQYLFVRARKTSEDKGKKPAWLYRSYEPAELE; from the coding sequence ATGTTCCTGCGGAAACGAACTGCTGCTGTTGAGATTGTCGAGAACCAGAAGGAAGTTGCACCTGAAACAAGCGACGCCGATGTCGGCAGGCCGAAGTACACATTGGAATCATTTCCTCTTCGTCCGCCGCTGCCCTTGCCCGAGGGGGTTTCGAGGCAGGAATTATTCGATTGGCTCAAGTCAGTGCGAGTATCAGATGCACCTGAATCGATCTCAAGTTATTGCATTCAAGACTTCGAGCGGTTTGTGCAGACATTTGGTCTCGTGCAGCGCACGACTCAAGATGTGAAGGGGCCGCTTACCGGTTTGGAGTTAGGTGGGAACCCTTACTTCACCACAATGCTGTTGAGGAATTTCACGTCAGTTGATTGGCGACTCGGCAATTATTTTGGAGATCAAATACCAAAGGGCGAGGCGTCACAAACGGTTTATTTAAGTGAGTTCCGGAACGCGAAGAATAAAACACAGGTCGATCTTGCGTATTCTCATTTTAACATTGAAGAAGACGTCTTTCCGTTTGAAACCGAATCGCTCGACATCGTCCTTTTTTGTGAAATTATCGAACATCTGCTGAATGATCCTTGTCGAGTATTAAGGGAAATTAAGCGTGTCCTGAAGAATGATGGAACGCTCGTTCTAACAACGCCAAACGTAAATCGGATTGAAAACGTCGCGCGCATGGTTGTCGGAACAAATATGTATGACCCGTATAGCGGATTCGGGCCGTATGGAAGACATAATCGGGAGTACAACAAACACGAGCTATACCTTTTATTGACGTATCTAGGCTTTACTATCGATGAAATGTTCAGCGCCGACGTTCACGATAATATGACCGCTCTTTATCTTGATCCTGATAAATTTGGGCATCTTATCGAATATAGAAAACACGACCTTGGGCAATATCTATTTGTTCGCGCCCGAAAGACCAGTGAGGATAAAGGTAAGAAGCCGGCATGGCTGTATCGATCGTACGAACCAGCGGAACTTGAATAA